Genomic window (Leptospira weilii):
AGATGTTTTGAAATGGCGCTCGCCGAAAACGAGAAACGTAAAAGTCTGAACCCTTGGGAAGTCGGCCGCGCGATTCAGTTTTTAAGAAAAGAAAAAAGAAAAACCGCCGAAGAGGTTTCCAAGGTTTTGGGTTTTACCGAAAGATATGTAAAGCAGTTGAGTTCGATTGCGAGGCTTGACCAAAAGTCGGTGCAAGATTTGATTCGATCGGGGAAGGATCCTTCCGTAAAAAACCTGGAAGCGCTTTTAAAACAAAAAGAAGGCAGGGGGGGTGAAATGATTTCATCCCGAAAATCGGCTCCCACGAAAACGACCATTCAGTTAGCGGGGCTTACCTTACAACAAAGAGAAAAATTTCTAAGGGAACTTTCCTCTCTGAAAAAGAAATATGGAATTAGGGACTGATACGGTTCTTTAAACGGAAAAAATAAACATATGAAACTCGTTATTATTGCAGGTCCACATCGTAAGGTTTCTCAGTCGGCCAAGGTCGCAAATTGGATGGGAAACCGTCTCGAGGCGTTTGGCCATCGGACTTGGATTCTCGATCTCGGTAAACATAAACTTCCGATATGGGACGATACTTTTTGGGATGGGGGAGATGATTGGGATCGGATTTGGAGACCGATCGAATCCGAGCTCAAAGACGCCGACGCTTTTATTTTTGTAACGCCGGAATATTCCGGAATGGCTTCTCCCGGTTTGAAAAATTTTCTTCTTTATTGTAATTCGACTTTACTCGGCCATAAGCCGGTTTTAATAGGCGCCGTTTCCGCGGGCAGAGGCGGCGCGTATCCGATTGCGGAACTTAGAATGAGCAGTTATAAGAATACGAAACTTTGTTATATTCCGGAACATATCATTGTTCGGGACGCCGAACATGTTCTTAACGGTCCCGAGCCCGCTAGTAAGGAAGATTCTTATATCAGGGATCGAATCGACTTCGCCCTTAAAATTCTCGTGAGTTACGGAGAGGCTTTGAAAACCGTTCGTGATTCCGGTGTGACGGTTAAAAAAGAATTCTTAAACGGGATGTGAGGCGAATGATAGGCAAGCCTTCGTTGTTTGCCGTTTGTAAATTCGTCGTTACCGAAGAGCTGTCGGGCAGAAAACAGAATTATAGATCCGAGAGGTCCCTTGGTAAAAGACGAATCCTAACTTTCTAAAAACTCCGATCGGTGTTTGGAGAGGAATTTTATCAGTTGGTCGGGGCTTTTTGTAGAACCCGCAGGTTTTTATGAAAGTCCGTCCCGAAAACTTTAGAGAAATCAGCTGTAATCGTTCCATAAGTTTGTAGTAAAACATAGGTTCTCACAGAGAAATCTCCTTTGGTAGTTTAACGTGAGTTCGACGTAACAAAATGCGAAAGCGGTTATTATGTTGCGATCCGTAGAGAGCCGTAACCAACCCCACAAATTAAGAAGGCTTTTGGGATGATAAGATCAAAAACTGATATTTTTCAAGTGTTCCGACAAGAATGAGACTTTTTACTTGCAAAAAATATGATTTTCTGATAGAGAAAAATCTCCCGAGCCTTTCCGCCTCCAGGCTCAATGATTTGCTCCCTACGGGTCGCTCATCACCCCACCACCCAAAAATCAGGGTGGGGCCCGATCGCTTCACAGAGGATTTGTCGGAATTCCGACAGATTTATCTTCGGATCCGAGTATTTGTGGGTCGCGTTGAAGAAACTCAGGCACAACGCTTCCTATGGGTCGCGTTGTGGTAGAGAGCAACACTTTAGTTTCTGATTCGTCCAAACTTTCAACCGTCGAACTCACGTTAAGATGAACTCCAAATCAATTCCTTTCGTTTTTCGTTGAGAAAGTCTTACATTTTACCGTTTTTTGTCATTGACCTTCTTTTTGGTTTTTAGAATCGAATGAGTTGAAAGATACGACTTATCAATTTCGATGTAAATGACCAAACCAAAAGGGGGATCACGATATTAATAAGTCCGACAACTAAGATAAGAGGCCAGGCGAAATTTGCCCCCCAATGAAAAGGGTTCCAAGCGTGCATCCAATGGATGAGGATTGGGTGCAGCAAAAAAATTCCCATGCTGTTTTCCCCGATAAAAGCAAAAACGGAAATAAATCGTTTATGTCTCTTTTGTTCTCGGGAATCTTCCGCCCAGAAAAAAAGGAAAAGAAACATCGCGAGCGGATAAAAGATTAGGTGATTGGAAGAATCGAATTTCCAGAAGTATCCTACGATACCTAAGACGAGTAAATACAGAAAAATTCCATATAAGAGGATTCTTTTGAAAGAGTAGGGGAAAAAAGAAGATTTGGTTTTTTCGGCAAGTCGCAAAAAACTTTTCGGCTCTTTAAACCATTGTTCGGCTAACAACCCGAAGGTGAAGAAAAAAAGAAACCCTGTCGGTAGAACAGGCTCGATCGATTTTACGAGGGGAATTTCAAAGTAACGGAAAATATGGTTCGATAAAAAATTCAGGATAAGAGCCGAGAAAAAAAAGATTAAGGTCACCTTTTTGGAATTGGACTTAAGCAGGATTCGTTTGAGAAAAGGAAACATCAGATACAAGGAAACTAATAGAGGAACGAAGTAATAGGGAGCGCACCAGGATCCGAGAAGAATTCCGTTCAAATATTCGGTTATGCTAGGAAGAGTCTGTAGTTTTATACAAGCGGCCAAAAAACTGACACCCAAATATGGAATCAAAAGAGAAAAGATCTTAGGCCTCCAATAATCTGCCCAGTTCGTAAACTTTAAAAAAATTCCGGAAGAAAGAATGAAAGCCGGAACTCCGAATCGAAATAAATTCGAAAGGGCCAGTGTCAGTACGGAAGCGTTTTCCCCCGGACCAAAATACTGATAATACGAATTCACGTGAATGAAGACGATTCCGGTGATGGCAAGTCCTCGGATGAAATCCACAGATTTGCTCCTGATTCCCGAGGTTTCTTTTTTCGGGGAGGAAAGAAGGATTTGAGAAGGTGTGTCGGAAAGAATGCAGACCAGAATTAGTATACAAAGTCCGAATACATCTATTATTAATGAAAGGTTTGAAATCATAAAAAGAATATGCTTTTTCGATCATGAAATTAATATGCATTCGTCTGTATGCGATTTTTTAATAAAGAAGGAAATCTTTTTAGGTCGGTTTAAAAAATGAATCAAATGGGGATCCCCGCCGACGGAATCTTTTTTAAAGAAGGTGAGATGAATAACGCGATGTATGCACTCCTTTAAAGGCGATTTTGGGTTGTCAGATCGCAATGATTGAGAATAAACAATAACTGGAGAAGTTTCTCTAATCAAACGTGAGTTCGGCGTAACAAAATGCGAAAGCGGTTATTATGTTGCGAGCCGTAGAGAGCCGTAACCAACCCCACAAATTAAGAAGGCTTTTGGGATCATAAGGATCAAAAACTGATATTTTTCAAGTGTTCCGACAAGAATGAGACTTTTACTTGCAAAAAATATGATTTTCTGATAGAGAAAAATCTCCCGAGCCTTTCCGCCTCCAGGCTCAATGATTTACTCCCTACGGGTCGCTCATCACCCACCACCCAAAAATCAGGGTGGGGTAAGTTTCGCAGAGGATTTGTCGTAATTCCGACAAATTGATCTTGAGATCATATTACTTGTGGGTAAGGTGATGGCTTCCTATGGGTCGCGTTGAAGAAACTCAGGCACAACGCTTCCTATGGGTCGCGTTGAAGAAACTCAGGCACAACGCTTCCTATGGGTCGCGTTGAAGAAACTCAGGCACAACGCTTCCTATGGGTCGCGTTGAAGAAACTCAGGCACAACGCTTCCTATGGGTCGCGTTGTGGGTTGGTTATGTTAGAGAGCAACACTTTAGTTTCTGATTCGTCCAAACTTTCAACCGTCGAACTCACGTTAATCAAGAATCCGGATTTTTCCGCCAAAATAGTTCGAATTCTTGCCGATCGTTTGGCAAATACCGATAAACTTCTCGGTTCGACATTGGAAGAATTTTGCAAGTAAGCGCGCAAGATTTTGAAAATGTCATCGTCGTCAATTCGTATCCGTAAAGTACTGAGTTCCGGTTGTTTTTATCGAGAATGTCGTTGAGGTATTTTTCGTTTATTGTTTTTTCTATTTCCGTAAAATGTAAAACGGAATGATCGTGTAAATGAAAGAACGAAAACGAATAGGAAAGTGAGGATGGGTTTGAAATAAATTGGATTTTCCTTGAAATTAATGTTTGAAGTAGGTTATAATTTTACATTAAATTGTCTCGTATGAAAAATGTGCTCATCACAGGTGCAAGTTCGGGTATTGGAAAAGAATTAGCAAGGCTTTATGCGAAGGCGGGAGCCAACGTAGCGTTGACCGCAAGAAGAACGGATTCTCTTAAAAAGATCAGCGACGAACTGAAATCTTCCGGCGCAAAAGGTAAGATTTTATTTGCTTCTTTGGATGTTTCCGACGCGGATCAGAATTTTAAAGTCATTCCCAAGTTGGCAAAAGAGCTTGGAGGTTTGGATTTGATCGTTTTAAATGCTGGAATCTCAACCACCGCTTCGTTCGGAGGCAGAAGTTTTGAAGCCGATCGTGCGGTGATTGAAACCAATTTGATCGGGGCGATGGCGGGTGTGGAAGCTGCTTTGCCTATTTTTCAAAAACAAAAATCGGGACAAATCGCTGCGATCTCTTCCGTAGCTTCTTTTAGAGGTCTCCCCGGTTCTGCAAGTTATTCTTCCTCGAAAGCGGGACTTTCCACTTATATGGAGGCTCTTCGAGGAGAAGTGAAACGATATGGAGTTTCGGTAACGGTGATTCATCCCGGATTTATAGA
Coding sequences:
- a CDS encoding acyltransferase, which codes for MISNLSLIIDVFGLCILILVCILSDTPSQILLSSPKKETSGIRSKSVDFIRGLAITGIVFIHVNSYYQYFGPGENASVLTLALSNLFRFGVPAFILSSGIFLKFTNWADYWRPKIFSLLIPYLGVSFLAACIKLQTLPSITEYLNGILLGSWCAPYYFVPLLVSLYLMFPFLKRILLKSNSKKVTLIFFFSALILNFLSNHIFRYFEIPLVKSIEPVLPTGFLFFFTFGLLAEQWFKEPKSFLRLAEKTKSSFFPYSFKRILLYGIFLYLLVLGIVGYFWKFDSSNHLIFYPLAMFLFLFFWAEDSREQKRHKRFISVFAFIGENSMGIFLLHPILIHWMHAWNPFHWGANFAWPLILVVGLINIVIPLLVWSFTSKLISRIFQLIRF
- a CDS encoding ParB/RepB/Spo0J family partition protein, whose product is MAKRSDFAGMDLLTAFGEKESSKAEIQVSDIVPNPSQPRVFGKEEVSDLVESMKRLGLIEPIVVRKQGKKYQIVAGERRYQAAKVLKWNTIAAIETSASEDRCFEMALAENEKRKSLNPWEVGRAIQFLRKEKRKTAEEVSKVLGFTERYVKQLSSIARLDQKSVQDLIRSGKDPSVKNLEALLKQKEGRGGEMISSRKSAPTKTTIQLAGLTLQQREKFLRELSSLKKKYGIRD
- a CDS encoding SDR family oxidoreductase, encoding MKNVLITGASSGIGKELARLYAKAGANVALTARRTDSLKKISDELKSSGAKGKILFASLDVSDADQNFKVIPKLAKELGGLDLIVLNAGISTTASFGGRSFEADRAVIETNLIGAMAGVEAALPIFQKQKSGQIAAISSVASFRGLPGSASYSSSKAGLSTYMEALRGEVKRYGVSVTVIHPGFIDTPINNQMKSRPFVIPVERGARKIYKRIENKVLSATVPWFPWVFLGYLMKRIPEFLWSKIGLK
- a CDS encoding NADPH-dependent FMN reductase — its product is MKLVIIAGPHRKVSQSAKVANWMGNRLEAFGHRTWILDLGKHKLPIWDDTFWDGGDDWDRIWRPIESELKDADAFIFVTPEYSGMASPGLKNFLLYCNSTLLGHKPVLIGAVSAGRGGAYPIAELRMSSYKNTKLCYIPEHIIVRDAEHVLNGPEPASKEDSYIRDRIDFALKILVSYGEALKTVRDSGVTVKKEFLNGM